Proteins from one Deltaproteobacteria bacterium genomic window:
- a CDS encoding trypsin-like peptidase domain-containing protein, with translation MAAPVPSEIKSVVAFIFFTNEEGKLIPNGTGFFVGVKNPSNPNSFSVYLVTAKHVLYKPKTTDFFDKVFVRLNKKDGGSQIGSIPIIAEGEQRTVFTHSDSSVDIAIIPFLPDQDKFDFKFLPDDMITTKETYKELKIREGSDVFFTGLFMPYPGAERNYPVVRFGKVALVTEEQIEWQGKLMELYLIEAGSYGGNSGAPVFFYLGSDREPGSIVVGSPILKLAGVMQGTFLDAHEIKIVETKKVPIAVSNMGIAAVVPGYKLHELLFSNELKGKRGF, from the coding sequence ATGGCAGCCCCAGTACCATCCGAAATTAAATCTGTGGTGGCTTTCATTTTCTTTACAAACGAGGAAGGAAAGCTCATTCCGAATGGAACGGGCTTTTTCGTAGGAGTTAAGAATCCTTCTAATCCTAATTCGTTCAGTGTGTATCTGGTTACTGCGAAACACGTTCTATATAAGCCGAAAACAACCGATTTCTTCGATAAAGTGTTCGTTCGGTTGAACAAGAAAGATGGTGGCTCGCAAATCGGTTCTATCCCCATAATTGCTGAAGGCGAGCAACGCACTGTTTTCACGCACAGTGATTCTTCAGTAGATATCGCCATCATTCCGTTTCTCCCTGATCAAGATAAGTTTGATTTCAAGTTTCTTCCTGACGATATGATCACGACAAAAGAGACCTACAAAGAGCTTAAGATTCGTGAAGGCTCTGACGTATTTTTCACCGGCCTATTTATGCCGTACCCGGGGGCTGAGAGAAATTACCCTGTCGTTAGATTCGGAAAAGTTGCTCTTGTGACAGAAGAGCAAATTGAGTGGCAAGGTAAATTGATGGAACTTTATCTTATTGAAGCGGGATCATACGGCGGGAACAGCGGTGCACCGGTCTTCTTCTATTTAGGTAGCGATCGTGAGCCGGGAAGCATTGTAGTCGGCTCTCCCATTCTCAAACTGGCAGGTGTTATGCAAGGTACATTCCTCGATGCCCATGAGATCAAAATCGTTGAAACTAAGAAGGTGCCGATTGCAGTTTCAAACATGGGGATCGCGGCAGTCGTACCAGGGTATAAACTTCATGAACTCCTTTTTAGCAACGAACTCAAGGGGAAAAGAGGCTTTTAA
- a CDS encoding helix-turn-helix domain-containing protein, with protein MQFTREEQIRRRLNWFIEARELGSVTRACKNCGISRKTYYKWWNIYQGSGGDEDSLADEG; from the coding sequence ATGCAATTTACCAGAGAAGAGCAGATTAGGCGAAGATTAAATTGGTTTATCGAGGCCAGGGAACTAGGCAGCGTCACCCGAGCTTGTAAGAATTGTGGCATATCTCGTAAGACCTACTACAAGTGGTGGAACATCTATCAGGGCTCTGGCGGCGATGAAGACAGCCTGGCCGATGAGGGCTAA